The genomic segment CTGAGTGGTGTGGTCCCAGAACACATAGTGTGGGTATGTGCAGACAAGCAGACCCTGAACCTCCAAGCCTCAGTCTCCCTCCTGCAGAATGAGGAGAAAACCCCACCTACCTCCCAGGTGTGTGGGGAAGTCTAGCTACTGCAGCTAAAAGCACCCAGGGACTCCGGCAGGCACATGACTCAGTGCATGATTATGCCAGCGGTGTCCTGGTCCTTTCACCCCAGGGCCAAAGAGGATTCCAAAATCTATTTGCACGAGTCGAGTTGGATTGAGAGTGGTGTTTGCCAACAACTTATCACCAGGTACAGATTTCCTCatcccttctccactcccactgcctcACTTGAATAGcctgaaaataaagaataagaaaggccaggcatggtgactcacccctgtaatcccaggactttgggaggcccaagtggaagaattgcttgagcccaagtttgagaccaacctgggtagtatagcaagaccccagcgctattaaaaaaaaaaaaaaaatgagccaggcttggtggcatgcacctgtagtcccagctacttgggaggctgaggtagaaggatcatttgagcccaggaggctacagtgacctgtgatcacgCCTCTGCAGGCTGGGTGAtaaaggaagactctgtctcaaaataaaataataagggtgggcgcggtggctcacacctgtaatcccagcacttttggaggccgaggggggcagatcatgaggtcaggagacagagaccatcctggccaacatggtgaaaccccatctctactaaaatacaaaaaaattagccaggcgtggtgttgtgtgcctgtaatcacagctactctggaggctgagccaggggaatcgcttgattccagaaggttgcagtgagctgagatcacaccactgcaccccagcctggtgacagagtgagactccgtctaaaataaataaataaataaataaggaagttTGATTGAATGCAACGTATAAAATTAAAGCAGTTTCTTCCTGCTGCGTTTCATCTGTTTTGCCTGGAAACTTGAATCTGAGATAAGATGTGCGCCCACCCTACCAACGAGAAACAATTGATCAGCTGGCATCAAGGGCATTCTTTCCTAAGAAACCAGCTTTAAAATGTGTCCACCTCCAGGCCATGGGCTGGGTTTAAGTGCACTGGAAAGCACACAGGGTTGcaggctgttttgttttgttgccccGTCTCTGATGACACAGCCCCATTGTGTTCTTCTGATTACATAAAGGGCACCTCTTCTGAGTAAAGATGAAGTCAGGGAGTTTCTGTGGAGCCAGCCTCCCACACTGGGCCAGCCTGGATGGGGCGAATGggaggggggcgggggggggggctcACGGCCTGTCTGGGGCATCTAAATGAGCTGTGAGAAGGGCTGAGATGAACCTGGGCCAGGGAACGTTGAAGCACAGCCAGTTGGTGGAAAGGCACGTGGGGCCGGAAAGCCGAGGCTCCCATGGTTCTCCTCCCAAGTCTAGCTGCAGACTTCCAGTGCCCCCATTCCCATAACCTGTGGCACCAGGCACTCAACAAGAGGTGCTCTCCAGAACTTTATCCTCCTCTGCCCTCACAGAGCAGGGAAGATTACTCTCTCAGCACGGCTGGAGAgcccaggctcagagaggtgaggcCACTTGCCCCAGGACACACAGCAAAGGTAAGTGAAGTCTGGTTGGTCTATCCTCAACGCCTGTGTTCTTTTGACCACCTTGAGCCTCCCTGGAAAAAAGAGACTGAGGCCGGGGAATAGATGAGATGACCTCCTGTGCTCGAGTTAACTTCCCTCAGGCCACTGGTaggtgtagatttttttttttttttttgagatggagtctggctctgttgtccaggctggaatgcaatggcacaacctctgctcactataacctctgcctcccaggttcaagcaatcctctttcctcagcctcccaagtagctgggactacagccgcgtgccaccacacctggctaatttttatttttatttttttttgtatttttggtagagatggggtttcaccatgttagccaggatggtctcgatctcctgacctcctgatccacccaccttggcctcccaaagtgctgagattataggcgtgaaccaccgagcCCAGCCCTAGGTGTGGATTTTCATGGCCAGGAAAAGCTGTCTGGCCCTTTCCGCTTTCACTAAGGAATCGAGAGCAGGCAGCCCCAGATGGCAACCACCCCTTAACCCTGGCCAGGAGGCAACCCTGCACCCTCCCCCAACGCCTCAGCCCAGCTCCCAGCCCTGGGAGGGAGAGATAGGCAAAGGGGATGATTCTCGGACCCATACAGCAGCAGGGAAGCCACCCCATGGATCTGTGACCTTTCCCTCAGTCCCTGGGTTTGCTTATTGCTCACTCCACTCACAGCAGTGGCCTTGGGAAACAGCCCCACCTTGAATCCTGCCAACCCCTGGTCAAGTCTCAGCCACTTTGCCTTAATAGAGAAGTCCTTTCCCTGTCCCCACCTGCAAAGTGGGATCAAGCCTACCtacccctgcctgcctcccttgcAGGTgcccagaagaaaatatataaaagggcTCTgtggctggcacggtggctcatgtccgtaatcccagccctttgggaggcccaggcaggtggatcatgaggtgaggagttcgagaccatcctagctaaaatggtgaaaccccgtctctactaaaaacacaaaaattagctgggcatggtgacaggtgcctataatcccagctactcgggaagctgaggcagaagaattgattgaacctgggaagcggaggttgcagtcagccgcaccactgcactccagtctgggtgagagagccagactccatctcaaaatcggCAAATAAAGTACTCACGAGGGGGTCGATACCCTCCTCTCTTCACCCTCACTCCCTCCAAGAAGGAAGGCAAATTAAAtgaagtggataaagaaactgggcTGGACaagctcctccctctgcctcccacttcTTCCAGCCCCCCTCTAAGGTGAGCCACGCTCCTTTCATGAAGAACAGGTGAGCAATGAAGAGACTTGCCTGAGGCCACCTATCAGTATCACATCCGGATGTAAcctcaggtctgtctgactccaggaCTAAGGGCTTCTGGAGGCACAAAACTGCAGCCAAAGAGGAAGTTGCTTTCCTAAGGTGGCCAGGAAGTGGCTGCCAGGTGTCTAAGCTCTGCTTCTTGCTCCCTTTGGGGTCATTCCTTCCAGAGATGATCCGGATCAAGGCTTGAGCCCCAGGCCTGCCACCCCATGCCCCTGTGTGCTATAgcgggcctagagttagaaccagagcaatgccattttataagacaaagctgtttttccaaaaatctgccccattctccttgcaataactgctcaccttggcttctgtaaacaaaactgctagcTTGCTCTAAAGAATGAACTGTCTGGCCTTTGCTTACCAGTAGTTACCAAAATAAGTGTCTGTAAAGTTGCTTGCCCTGCATCCACtatgtggtttttcagcttaaatacccTGCTCCCCCTGagttcggggccacgggttggagagacgtgagtcctccatggtcaccggcaataaagaccctgcaatttggcatacttttgtcttagtTGATTATTTCAATCTCGCATCCAGTACTTCACCTGTGTTATGACATTGGGACCTCTGAACCCACAGGGTGCCTCCCTGATCCCACCCCAAGCTGGGAACCAGCAACTTGGCAGATGCTCATGTGCCTTTGTGACCCCAAAATATCTTGTATGGAGGCCAGCAAAGCCTCTCGGAGGAAGGGTTGCGGGGGCAGGGGGGCAGGGGGGCGGGGGCAACATGCCACACCCTCCAGGTCTTTCTAGATGGCCCTGGCCTTTGTATCGTTCCTTACCCTTCTCGAAATCCCTTTCCAGCCACTGCTACATTTAAACAAATGCACACTCATGTGGGTAGGGCTGCTGTGACTCTTCTCATTTGATGATTAGGAAACCCAGAGAGGCCAAGCGACTGGACTGAGGGCACCCCAAGGAGGAGTGGCTGAACTGAAATGAGAAGCCATGTTCCGTGGTGCTTCtgagggaggctggaggaggtggggacAGGGCCACAGAGGAGGAACTTCAGCATCCCGGGCCTTCAGGAGCCATTACCCGCTGCAGGCCATGTCCACcctctgggcctcggtttcctcatctgtaaaatgagtgagGACATTAGGCCTGGCACCGCCAAGCTGTCCCTTCCACTTATTTCTCAGGTTGCTTCAGGGCAGGCTGGGAAGCAGCAAGAGAACCAACACCACTGATCCTCCCCCAGTGACAGCTTAAATCTCAAGGAAAGGAGGCATCTTGAACCAAGGCCAAGAGAGGGCTGCAGGCGTTCCCAGCTGGGATTCTCTGGGAGGTGCCAAATGAACTTGAATCTTCAACTCCAGACCTTCAGAGAGCAAGCTGGGCAAGAAGAATCTGAGGTTTGGAAAAAGCCGTGCTGGAAAGGCCAGAGCCCCGTGcggtcctggctctgccactaactAGCTATGCAGCCTTGACCCCTGCCTCTGTGCACCTCGATCTCCCCTCTGTCTGATGAGGTCACCTTTCAGGCCCTCCAGCTCTAAGAGTGTGCAAAAGTTTTCCCAGCATTCTCTCTGTGGGAGGTACAGACAGGAAGAGATGTTTTTTAACAAGTTGGACAAAATGTTGCACATGATTTAGATTCTGTAGAGGAGGAGCTCTGATAGAGGAAACAGACACCCAGCAGGCACCCAGCAAGTGAGGGCCCTGCTCCTGGACATGgccaggcaggggctggagggcACCCAACAGGAGTGATGGCAGCAAGACTCCAGCCCTGCATCTAGGAAAGGCAAGATCTCCAAGGTTCTCTCTGGTTAGGAGGTTCTAGATCTCAGCATCTCCTCTCCCGAGGCTCCCCCCGCCCCCTCAAGCCATatccaatcctcctgccttccctTCAACAGAAGGGGAACTTCCAAGCCACCTTCCTGGGGCAACCAGCAGAGGGCATTCCCTCCCAGCCCTGGGAAAATAGGGGTAGGGCAGCACAGGACATGTCCTGGTTTATAGCCATGGTTTAAAACAAGGCAGCACTGGGTTCTAATCCTGGCTTCCACCACTTAGCAAGTAACTTAACACCCTGGCATCCCATCCCCTCAGCCCCCTGCTGCTAAAACAGGGGCATTCAGCTTTGTTGGCTGAGATAATGCAGTGCCAAGTCTGGCATGAAATGGCAGCTGTTGTTACAGCTCTGCAAACAGGCTGCAGCTGCCTGGAAAGGTTATGGAGCAGACCGCCTTTGCAAACACCAGTCAGGCACCCTGGGAAAGCTAGATATGGGGAGAGGAGGAACCTGGGGGAGGGACACTGTTGATGTCTATAAGGGTTTCTGTGGGAGAGAGAGGCCTGGAGAAGCTGGATGTGACCTTGGGAGGTTTCTGAACAGCAATGCAAAGGCTGGCTAGGGGCATGATACCCTCAGGTATATCCTAGTCCATGTGGGGCAGCTGGGGCCTGGGAGTGGAGGTGGTGGTCATGTCACCAGTGACTTCTGCTGATGTCACTCCACATGGATGCTAGCATGTAGCTATGAGGACACATTCTTGGGTTCTTGTGGAGCCAAGCTGAAAAAGCCTTTAGGTTTGTCTCCATCCTCTAGTTTTATCAATGGAAAGACTGAGGTCTACATGACAGGATTGAAGGTCTAGGACCCTGGAGATGGTCCCAGTGCTTATTCCCTATCCTTCTACGGGGCAATACTCCCCAGGGACCACCCAGCACTGGGTCACCTACCGAATGCATCCGGCTCTGGCTCAGTACCCAGGAACCGCCCTTGGGACCGTGAATCCACCAGCTGGAACCTCTTAGATTCAAGGTTCTCCAGCACCTGCTCATAGGTCTTGAGCAGGGAGCGGTCCAGTGTGGCTTTGAAGATGGCAGGTTCGGGGCGTGAGGGCTCGGATGTCACGGGGTGGCCCTCCTTCTGCCAGTTCCGGAAGCCACCATTGAGTACTGACACGGTGCGGTGGCCGAACACACGGAACATCCACCAGACCCGGGGAGCGTAGAAGCTGCCCAGGTGGTCACCATCATACACCACCACGTGCGTGTGGTTGCTGATGCCCAGGCGGCCCACATAGTCGGCGAAGCCAGCCTCGCTGGGTAGCATCATCTCGTAGGGCGACGCCGTGTCCCGGCACTCCTCTATGTCAAAGAAAGAGGCGCCGGGCACGTGGCGCTCCAGGTACTCTTTGCGGGCCTCTCGGGTGCCCGGTGAGTACCAGGACGCGTCCAGCACCCGCAGGTCGGGCCCCAGTTTGCCAGTCCTGATGGACTCTGCCAGCCACTTGGTGGAGACCAACGCCCGGTAGAGCACCTGATGAACCATGGCTTCAGCTCAGCGTGTCACCTGGCGCGGGTGGGAACCAGGAAAGAGAGACAGGCGTGAGGAGGTTGGTGTGGGCAGTAGGGTGAGGCCTGGGAGAAGCTCTTTCTCCCTCCGCACTCCCCCGGGTTCCTTTTTTACGGCGGCAAGCCAGCGGGGCTGGGGGCGCAGCGTGATAAGTTTGCAGATTTCCTCCGGAAagccggccccgcccctcccagcGGGACCTGGGGCCCAGAGCAGAAGCTGGTGGGGCAAGAGTTTCCAAGGACTCCAGATAGGGGCGCTTCCTGTGGCGGGGGTCTGGCTCCTAGGAGCTACAGTACTAGAACAGTACAGGAAAGAGCAGTGAAAACATGCCCGGGATAGGGGGACGATGGCATCCTGGGCTTAGAATCCTCTTTCCTTTGAAAGCAGAGGGGTGGGCGCACGGCGAGGAAGCTCCGCGGGCCGCGCACACGCCATCGCCTGCGGCCTCCCCAGGCAGCCCGAGCTCGCCCGCCTCCAGAATGCCCAAGTCCGGCCCGAGGCTCGCTGCCCTCTGCCCGAGGTGAGTCAGGAGTTCCCGGGGCACCCCGTCCCACGCTCGCAACGCGATCCTTCCCCGGGCAGCAGGTGATCCGGCCGGCGGCCCAATCCCCAGTGGCCCTAGCGCCCGGCAGCCGCCCCCGGCCCGCACTCACTCTCCCAGGCAGCCGCGCTGGCCCTCGCCCCTGCCCGCTGGAGAAGTTGGCCGGTTCAAACCCCGGGCCGCAGCTCCCTGGGTGGCGCGCACCACCGCGCCGCCACCAGAGGGGGGAACCTGCGCCGCCCGCCGCCACCCCGTGCCCCCCGCCTCTCCCCCGGGCCCTCGCTCCGCGCCCGGCACCCGCCGCCCCCCTCGCGCAGAGCCTCCGGGACCCTCGGGGATCTGCGGGGGACGCGGGGTGGCGCGGGGACGGCGCGGGCCGGGGCTGGGCGGAGCGGGCGTCCCCTCCACTGCCCAGCCGGTGGAAGGCTCGGGTAGCCGCGGCTCCGAGTGGCCGCCGCGGTGGGCTGTGCCGGAGTCTCCTCCCTTTGGCCAGGCTGCAGGTTGGTGGCGGGAGGAGGGGACAGCTGCGGGAGCGGGGAGGGGGCGCCGAGCCGCGTGGGCCATGGCAGAGCCCGGAAGCCGGGAGCCCGAGAGTCGGGTAACTGCCGCGGCGTGGCGCTTGTCTTTCTGGAGGGGGTAGGGAGTGGCTCTTTGGGGTGCGCGGCGCGGGGCTCCGCACGGGACCTGAGCGGAGGAAAGGACGCGGGCTAGGAGGGAAGGCGCGCCGCTACGTTGGCACTAAGGATGACTGTCCGCTTGGGGCGGCCTGCTGGGTTGGAGGGTCGTGGCGAGCGGCGGGTGGGGAGcctttggtagaggtggggtgaCCTGGAGCCACCAGAGAgcgtgggagggaggcaggacagAGAGATGAGACCCCGCTGATTCAGAGGCCCCAGGAGGAGACGCTAGCCAAGAACTTGCTAGTGAGTGAAAGGAACTAACATTGTCACGGCCTGCTTGGTGTGGCACTTTGCTGGGTACTCCCGTGGTGTCACTTAGTTCCCACAGTAACCCTGAGGAGTAGGCCAGAAACTTACTGAGACAGGAGGGAGCGGCAGAGCGAGTTGCTGGAGGACACACCCAGAGTTGAGGCCCCGCCGGCCCCCAGGTCTAAAGGCCACGTGGTACCAGCTGCCTTTGTTTACCCGGCTCTTCCCTGAAGCCtcgtgctttttaaaaaattgcctgtTTTTAACTTAGCCAGTTTAATCGTAAGTTGATGTAATTCAATGTTTAATAATAGCTATGTTTAACAACCAGTGGCGAAATTTCGGAAAAGCTCACCATTGGCTCTTGCAAGCTGCGGGACGCCATTGCTCCTCCTCAGGTTTTGCTAGCCGGGGTGGGGTGCATTCCTTGTTCCCCAaccccgacttttttttttttctttttttgagtcggagtttcactcttgttacccaggctggagtgcaatggcgccatctcggctcaccgcaacctccgcctcctgggttcaggcaattctcctgcctcagcctcctgagtagctgggattacaggcacgcgccaccatgcccagctaattttttgtatttttagtagagacggggtttcaccatgttggccagatggtctccatctcttgaccttgtgatccacccgcctcggcctcccaaagtgctgggattacaggcgtgagccacaacgcccggccgtttttttgacagagtctggttctgtggcctagactggagtgcagtggtccaactcagctcacttcaacgtcctcctcccaggctcaagcagtcctcctacctcagcctcccaagtaggtgggaccacaggcatgtgccactatgcctggctaatttttaaatttttggtagagatgaggttttgccatgttgtccaggctggacttgaacgcttgggctcaagcaatcttctggtctcggctcccaaagtgctgctattataggcatgagccaccatccctggcctcatccccctttaaaaaaaaaaaaggttttgttcTAAAATGCTCACAGCAATCCTCAAAGCCTAGTGTCTGGCGGTTGTGGGAGGGAGTGGGCAGGAGGGACCAGGCTAGGGAGGTCCTAGAGGAGTGCCCAAGCTCTGCTCCTCCCCAGGTAACCTAGACCCCGCCTGGGGCTCATGCTTGCCTCGGTGCAGCTGTGTACCCTCCTGACAGGAGCCTGGGGCAATTATGCCCTGGGTTCTCCACTCCTAGGGCACCCCACCTTACAGTGATCCCAGCTCTGGAATCACACAGGCACCCCTCCCTGACACCCACAGCCTGCCCTCTCACACCCTCCTCTATGGCCCACAGTCCTTTGTGAGAACTGCCAATCAAGCAGGGACAGTGGGGCGGGGTGACCTCAGGCCTCTGAAGTCCCACCAAGCCCTGACATTCTCGGATTTTAGATTTACTGCTGTCAGTTCCAGGGCCACCAATGAGAGTAACAATAGAAGCAATAATGCAGTTTTATTAAACCGTTTTTAACAATTATAAAAAGCAGCCAGATGTAATGCATGATGGTGGCCCCTCTACATTCATTGTTTAATCTTAGCTCTAAGAGGTGAAGGTTGGAAGCTCCATTATAAGGAACAGACACCACCCAGAGGCCCTACATGCCCATCGTCACACAAACAGTTAAGCAGTGGAGTGGGTTTACATTGACTTTGGGGGCTCTCTGATTCCCAAACCAGGGCTCTTTCTAAGTGGATGATTGGGTGGGAAAGACAAGGATCCTTAAGAATGGGAGACAGTGTTGCGGGGGACCCAGGGGCTGCTGTGGTTCCCACAGTTGGGTTCCTTAGGAAGGAACCTGCAGCATCTGCCAGCACAGCGCCCCCTAGCCGTGGTGTAATACAGAAACGGGGATCCCTCCTTAACCAAAGGCCCCTTGGTGGCCTCCTTACCCTGAAGATCAAGCTGAGGCTTCCGGGACGCCTGGAAAAGTCAGACTAGTCTGGACTTCCTCTTCATCCAGGAAGCCTTCCCGCCTCTTCTGCTGCCACCCTAGACTGACATAGGGACCCCTCTATGCTCAGTGCTGAACTCTAAACTGTCCTCAATTTCACTGTCTCGCCTGCATCCTGTCTTTTTCCCCCCAGGGCTTGGCAAAGGCCAGAGTGCCTCAGTGTCTGGCACAGGGCCTGACCACGTGGGTGGGATTCGTTCCTAAAAGTCAGCTGTGGTGAGACTGTGGAGGTGGGCACAGAGTGGCACCCTATGAACTCATTAGGCCCTGGTCATCACGGGACCTGGGGCTGGGGGAGTCTAGCCTGAGGAGTCAAATTCTGGCTGCAAATCCTGAGGCTGCTTTCTGTGACCAAGGGCAAGGGACTTATTCTTCTGCCAGTTGCCTCTTTCATAAAGCAGGCATCCTAATACCCGCCCAAGGCTGTGGGGCCTAACACGTGACCTGGCTCACAGAGACACTCAGTCCACACATGTTCTCTACCTGCTCCCTTCATTTGGCTGGCAGGACTGCCTGCAGTGGGTGTGAAGGATAGGTGAGGGCTGACCTGCAGCCTGAATTCCACACACC from the Callithrix jacchus isolate 240 chromosome 1, calJac240_pri, whole genome shotgun sequence genome contains:
- the TST gene encoding thiosulfate sulfurtransferase; the protein is MVHQVLYRALVSTKWLAESIRTGKLGPDLRVLDASWYSPGTREARKEYLERHVPGASFFDIEECRDTASPYEMMLPSEAGFADYVGRLGISNHTHVVVYDGDHLGSFYAPRVWWMFRVFGHRTVSVLNGGFRNWQKEGHPVTSEPSRPEPAIFKATLDRSLLKTYEQVLENLESKRFQLVDSRSQGRFLGTEPEPDAFGLDSGHIHGSVNMPFVDFLTEDGFEKSPEELRALFQTKKVDLSQPLIATCRKGVTACHVALAAYLCGKPDVAVYDGSWSEWFRRAPLETRVSRGKSGKA